In Palaeococcus ferrophilus DSM 13482, the genomic window CAACCTCGAGGATTTCTCATTAAGACTGGCCGACTACTTCAAAGACCCCTTCCTTAGGGAGAACCCCATAAGGAGCTGGGGGGCTTTCTTCACCTATCTGGCGGGGAAGAGCGGGGAGAGGCTCGTTGTGGTGATAGATGAAGTCCAGTATCTCGCTCGGTCGGACAGGGGCTTCCTCAGCACGCTCCAGAAGTACTGGGATTTGCACCTCTCGAACACGAGGATAATGCTCGTCCTCTGCGGCTCCCTTGTCTCCTTCATGGAGGGCATGTTATCAGCAAAGTCTCCTATCTACGGAAGGAGAACGGGAGCCTGGAAGGTGGACGAGATAGGCTTCTTCGATGCCCTTGAGTTCCACCCGATTGACATCGAGACTGCCGTTAAGGTCTATTCGGTCTTCGGCGGCGTCCCCCAGTACTGGGCGGACTACGACCCGAGTAAGGGCTTCTGGGACAACATGAGAGCTTTGCTCCTCTCGAAGGGGGCGAAGTACTACGACGAGCCCAAGTACCTCCTCAAGGAGGAGCTCAGGGACGTTTCGAGGTACTTCTCCATACTTCGGGCGATAGCGCTCGGTTACACGCGCTTCGGCCAGATAGCGAACAAGGCGAAGATAGAGACGAAGAGCCTCGGCAAGTACCTCAACGTCCTGGAGGAGATGGGCTACGTTCGAGAGGAAAAGCCCGTGGTCGGCAGGGGGAGGGGCGTTTACAGGATAAGCGATGCCCTCTTCAACTTCTGGTTCCGGTTCGCCTTCCCTCGGAGGGACGAGATAGAGATGGGCTTCGACGTCGTGGAGGGTATAAAGGACGAGTTCAGCGAGTACCTCGGTTTAGCCTTTGAGGGGATAGCGAAGCAGTTTCTGGTTGAGCTGAACAGGGCTGGAGAGCTCCCCTTCCGCTTTACCAAGATCGGCCGCTGGTGGCGTAAGGGGGAGGAGATTGATTTGGTGGCTTTGAACGAGCGGGAGAAGAAGGCGTTGTTCGTCGAGGTTAAGTGGAAGGATTTGAGCGAGAGAGAAGCGAGGGGAATTCTGAAAGACCTTGAAAGAAAGGCCGAGCTCGTCGGGCTTGACGGCTGGGAGAAATATTACGGGCTGGTCGCCAAAAAAGTCGAGAGAAAGGAGAGACTAAGAGGAGAAGGCTGGCTGGTCTGGGACTTGGGGAACTTCGGGCAGTTAGGGAAGTGATTTTTAAGGATCTTCACTGGGTTGAAAACCTCTGGCTGGACATCTTCGAAAGCGTTTTAGGGATTAAAGCGTATTTTCTCAGGGGAATACTCCAAGTGGTTGGGGTAACGAGTGAGGAGAGCGAAAGAGGGAGCCAATCGGGGATGCAAAAATAACCGTGGGAGGGTAAAAAGGTGTACGGGCCGTATAAAAGAGAAATAGGCAAAACGGAAAAGGGACATATTCGAACCGAGACGAAAGAGGAAAAAAATATTACGAAGCGCTGAACGAACACCTTCCGCGTTTTCATAGTAACTTTGGCCTATTCAGAAAGATCGTAAAGACCCTCTACCCAGAAGCGAAGGAGACAGATATCCAGAAGTACGGAACGCAGATATTGGCTGATGGTAAACAACTCAGGGGCTTCGGGATATGGGTAGAGGGGTACGGGAAGCATGCTGAGCAAGTGCCGGCATGGGAGTATCCAAAGCTATCCCTGTTTTACCGACTGCTGACGTCGCTAACCGCCATGAAGCACAACCTGGATCTGGAGGACGCGTTCAGGGCATTATCCGTGGAGCTACCGAAAAGGCTGGGACACAGGGTTCCAAAACCCGAGGAAATCGATGAGTTGGAGAAAAAGGTGAACGAGCTCGTGCAGGAAGGCCTCCTTCCGGAAACAGCTAAGCAGGATGTTGTAGATCTGGCGAAGGAGTTGTCCCAAATCGTGTACGAAGTGTTTCCTGATAAGAAGTCTGTTCTCAAACACCGCGAGAAAATACTAACCCAGATTAACAAGGATAGGAGCTGGGGAGTGAAGGGAAAATCACTAGGAGACTACTGGTACGAGGTAGTGCTCGAGGATGTTCTGAAGAAGCACAGCAACAGGGTTTCTGAGATCATGAAGAGGGGTGCGCCGCAGGTACCGAAAGAAGAGGAAAAGATGCCGACCACCAAAACCATCACAAAGACAGAACCGTCCGTGGAGGAGAAGGCGTTACAGGCATTGAAGAGCATGGGGATAGACGTAAAGTTAGAGGGCAGAGAGACCGCGGAGAGGAAGGCAAAGATATTCGCGTGGCTGGAGAGGGAGGGGCTCGTAGAGGTGGAGGAGGAGAACGGGAAGCCCGTGGTCGTCCCGACGGAGGAGTTCCACAGAATGGTATCGAGGGTGGGGCCAAAGGCAGCGGCGGCAGTGATAAAGAAAGCCTCGGAAGAGAACGAACCCCTTTCAAGAGCTTTAAGGATCGCGAAAGTTCTTGAAGCCCTCGACGGGAAGCTCCCCGAAGGAAAGGGCGTTATAAGGAGCTTAAATCTCTTTACAGCCGGCCTCCTCTCGCTCGAAGACCTCTCAAGGCTCTGGGGGGTCGATGCTAAAGAGCTCTTAAAGTCCTCGCCCGGAGCGGTCAAGGCACTCCTTGAGGCGATGGAAGAGTTCGAGCTTACCGCTCCAGAGGTTCCGGTCGAATGGCTCCCAATCCTCGAAAGGCTGAGGGATAACCCAACCGAGGAAGATTTGAGAAGGGCCCTCAGCATGGCCACCGTTGGGAGAATGACCTTCTCTGCCCTTGAGTCAACAGCCATCAGGGGACTGCCGGAGAGGAGTGAGGAGATCGAGGCGCTCTTATCGGGAATCCTGAGAAAGACCCCGGAGCTCCTCCCGTTCTCGGTAGAGATTCCGGGGGAGCTTGAGGAAGAGTTCAGAGAGCTTTCAAGGGTTCTGGCACTCATGAAGGATGCCTCGTACCTTGAGAAGATTGAGGCTGAGGTTTCGCCTCTGGTGGAGAAGCTGCCGGAGGGGAGGGTCGGCCTCTTCAGGAGGGAGTCGCCGAGGAAGAGGGTGGAAGACTTCGCCGTCTTGCTCACGGAGGGCAGTCTCTCTGAGGAGGAAGCCGAGGAGAGGGCCGAAGAGCTGAAGGGTTACTTGAAGTCCTACCTGAGCGGGGAAGAGGCCGAGAAGTTAGTTGATACCCTGCTCCTCCCCTTCAGGGCCAAAAGGCTCAAGGAAAGGTACGGGAGCGCTGAGGGCTTTCTCTTCGAGTACGCGCACGCGAGGGCTTCCCGCTACCTGCTCGCCGAGGCTTATGTCTTTGAGGCTTTGATGGGAGAAATGGAGAGCCTTCACGATGCTCTCGTTAGAGTCCTCGCCGGGGTGCCTTCGCTCGGGAGGGAGAAGGTTTCATTAAAAGGCGTTGAGAGGAACAGGAGAGAGCTTGAGAGTCTGCTTGGTGAATGAGTAGTAATAGACGTGAAGAAAGCCCAGAAAGGGCGCTCCTTAATTTCCCTTTTCCTTTGTGTAGTATAGTGCACAATTTCTTGATTTTTTGTGCACTACGAGTTTTTGAGTGAAGTCTTCAAGCACAAGGCTTAAATAGTTGCAATACGATTAGACTAATCATGATACAACAATTTGTTGACAGGAAGAACGAACTCGATGCCCTCGAAAGGGCATGGAAAAGCGAAGGGTCAGAAATGATAGTTATCTACGGCAGGAGAAGAGTTGGCAAGACTGCTCTCACCCTCAGATTCATTGAGGGGAAGCCTGCGGTGTACTTTCTCGCCGATGAAAGGGGGGAAGAAAACCTTGGGGAGTTCAGGAGGAAGGTAGCGGAGTTCTTTGACGATCCAGTGCTCGGGAGGTCGGACCTCGGCTGGCTTGAGCTTTTTGAATATCTTGCCAGAAAGGGTGAAAAGCTCGTCGTGGTGATTGACGAGCTCCCCTACATCGTAGAGCACGATAAGGCCTTTCCCTCGGTGCTCCAGAAAGCGTGGGATTCCCACCTTCAGGAATCCACCGTGAAACTCGTGCTCGTGGGGTCGTCCATAGGCATGATGGAGGACCTCCTCGGGTATAAAAGCCCTCTCTACGGCAGGAGGACGATGCAGATCGAGCTTAAACCGCTGAGATACTGGCACGTTAGGGAGTTCCTGCCGTCCTACTCGGAGGGGGACCTTATGAGGGTCTACGGTGCCGTTGACGGCATTCCCCTTTACCTCCGGCAGTTCAGGGATGAGCTAAGCTTTTGGGAAAACCTCGAAAACCTCATGCTTAGGAAGGAGAGCTTCCTCTACGCGGAGGCCGAGTTTCTTCTGAGGCAGGAGTTCAGGGAGCCGGCGAGATACTTCGCGATCCTGAGGGCGATATCGCTCGGAAAGACGAAGCACGGAGAGATAGTGGACTACACGGGATTTGACAGGGGAGTGGTCTCGAAGTACCTCGACAACCTCGCCAAGATAAGGGTGGTCAGAAAGGTTTACCCTGCCTTTGAGCCGGAGAAGAGAAGGAACATGAGGTACGAGATGGCCGACAACTACTACGCCTTCTGGTTCCGCTTCGTCTATCCTAACAGGGAGCTCGTCGAAAGGGAACTCTACAGTGAAGCCTTGGAGGTTGTAAAGAGAGACTACGACCACTACATGGGCAGGGTGTTTGAAAAAGCCTCCCTCGACTTCCTGTGGAAGCGCTTCGCCTTCAAGCGTGCCGGAAGGTGGTGGGGTAGGAGAGAAGAAATCGACGTCGTGGGGCTCAAGGGTGGAACAGCCCACTTTTTTGAGGTAAAGTGGAAGGAATTGAAGGAGAGGGAAGCGAAGGGAATTCTAAAAGACCTTGAGAGGAAGGCGGAACTCGTAAACAAGCTGAAAGGTCTACCGAAGAGGTTTGGGCTGGTGGCGAGGAGAATCGAGGGGAAGGAGAGGCTCGCCGATGAGGGCTACTTGGTGTTCGACCTCAAAGACATGTTCAAGTCCTAAGTTGCCCTCTTCTCCCCCTCCGGAAACTTCCAGCTCTTTGTTATCTTTGTCACGTTCCTCACGAGGGCCTTCTCCTCGGGGTGCCTCGACACGAGTTCCTCCATGAATGAAATCAGCTCGTCGTAGGCGGGCATGTCTACCGGGAAGGGCACATTATCCTTTCCACCGACGGCGTAGGTGAACTTGAAGGGGTCAGGCGGGTGGGTTACAGGATCCTTCCAGCTCGGGTGGACGTCGTAGACCAGCTCAAGAACCAGCGAGAGCGCCCTGAGCGTGCTTGGCCCGAGGCCCTTCAGGAGCAGAAATTCCTCGTAGTTGCTAACACTTAACTCGCGGGCGAACTCCAGTGCTCTCTTGTTGAGCTCAAACCTTCCAAGGCTCTCGTAGCGCTTTATCATGTCCTTCTCCCACGGCTCCCTCGGCTTGTAGTAGACGAGCGGACGGTAGCCCTTCGCTATTGCCTTCAGGCTTTCGAGCTCCCGCTCTATCCTCTCCGGCCTCTCCTGGACAACGTCGAGGAGCGTCTTCTGGTACTCCCTAGCTTCCTTTGAGACGGTGTTGAGGGCGAACTCCCTCTCCAAACCTGCTATAGCCTTGTGGGGGTCGAGAATGAAGGTTTCACTATTAAACCAGTGAAAGCGCCTCGCCATCCTCTCCCGCTCGTTCATCCCCTGCTGTATTACCGCCCAGCTGCCCTCCTCGTCCAGGAAGAAGACGTGGTGGTAAAGCTGGTAGCCCGTTTGAAGCGCCACCGTGTCAACCTTCGCAACGAGCCGGGAAGTCCTCACGTATGGTTCTGGATTGAGGTCGTAGAGCTTCCCTATAGCCTTCAGCTCCTCCGGTGTTGCACGGCTCTTCTTTCCCTTTCCGCCGGCCGCTTTAAGGCCGAGCTCCTCCTTCCATAGGGTGTCCTTTATCATTCCGGCGGTTACCGTTGTAGAGCCCGATGAGTCCCAGTCCATGCCTATGACGTTGTTGAACGCTTGAAACCACACCGGGTCGGAGAGCCTCTCGAGGAGCCCCTTCGTCCCGTACTCCTCCACCGCGAGAAGGAGGACTAAGCGGGTTAGCTTCCTCATCCTCTGGGCGAGCCACGCTGGAACGTGCCCTCCATGGAGCGGCAAATCAGCTACGTTCCTCATACCCTCACCATCTCCCATCCTCCCCGGTGGATTTCTATTCCCTCGCTCCTAACCCCGAGGCGCTTTATCGTCTCCTTCAGCCCTTCCACGAACTTCCAGAACTTTTCATCGTCCGTGAGTACGGTGTAGCTCTCGGGAAAGTGCTCCCTAAGGAGCTCCCTGAAAGCCCTCCCTGCCGCCCTCAGGTTGAGCACCTCGAAAAAGTAGCTCCCCACGAAGTCCCTGCTCTCCCTCACGAGCTCCTCCACGTCCGTTATCCCTGGAATTATGGGGCTCACAAAGGCGTAGGTTTCTATGCCCTCCTCGTGGAGGACCTTGAGCGCGCTCAGCCTCGCCTTAAGGGTGGGCGTGAGCGGCTCTATGAGCATCTTCTCCCTCCCCTCGAAGGTGTTGAGCGTGAGCCCCACCTCCACCGAGGGAAACCGCTTTAGAACGTCAACGTCCCTCGTAACGAGGGGACTCTTTGTGAGGATGCTGAGTTTGTTCCTTTT contains:
- a CDS encoding SPL family radical SAM protein encodes the protein MVRVIERDAKTLYTRSKIPGVDWVVNQYVGCAFACKYCYARFLCRWKPYGEWGEWVEVKRNAPELAARHVRGEVVMSTVSDPYQPLEARLKLTRRVLEKMDKRNKLSILTKSPLVTRDVDVLKRFPSVEVGLTLNTFEGREKMLIEPLTPTLKARLSALKVLHEEGIETYAFVSPIIPGITDVEELVRESRDFVGSYFFEVLNLRAAGRAFRELLREHFPESYTVLTDDEKFWKFVEGLKETIKRLGVRSEGIEIHRGGWEMVRV
- a CDS encoding DUF763 domain-containing protein, coding for MRNVADLPLHGGHVPAWLAQRMRKLTRLVLLLAVEEYGTKGLLERLSDPVWFQAFNNVIGMDWDSSGSTTVTAGMIKDTLWKEELGLKAAGGKGKKSRATPEELKAIGKLYDLNPEPYVRTSRLVAKVDTVALQTGYQLYHHVFFLDEEGSWAVIQQGMNERERMARRFHWFNSETFILDPHKAIAGLEREFALNTVSKEAREYQKTLLDVVQERPERIERELESLKAIAKGYRPLVYYKPREPWEKDMIKRYESLGRFELNKRALEFARELSVSNYEEFLLLKGLGPSTLRALSLVLELVYDVHPSWKDPVTHPPDPFKFTYAVGGKDNVPFPVDMPAYDELISFMEELVSRHPEEKALVRNVTKITKSWKFPEGEKRAT
- a CDS encoding ATP-binding protein — encoded protein: MIQQFVDRKNELDALERAWKSEGSEMIVIYGRRRVGKTALTLRFIEGKPAVYFLADERGEENLGEFRRKVAEFFDDPVLGRSDLGWLELFEYLARKGEKLVVVIDELPYIVEHDKAFPSVLQKAWDSHLQESTVKLVLVGSSIGMMEDLLGYKSPLYGRRTMQIELKPLRYWHVREFLPSYSEGDLMRVYGAVDGIPLYLRQFRDELSFWENLENLMLRKESFLYAEAEFLLRQEFREPARYFAILRAISLGKTKHGEIVDYTGFDRGVVSKYLDNLAKIRVVRKVYPAFEPEKRRNMRYEMADNYYAFWFRFVYPNRELVERELYSEALEVVKRDYDHYMGRVFEKASLDFLWKRFAFKRAGRWWGRREEIDVVGLKGGTAHFFEVKWKELKEREAKGILKDLERKAELVNKLKGLPKRFGLVARRIEGKERLADEGYLVFDLKDMFKS
- a CDS encoding ATP-binding protein, giving the protein MILTSKFIDREAELNFLRERYNSGEAELIILYGRRRIGKTYLLRKFLEETGGVYLLAEENETNLEDFSLRLADYFKDPFLRENPIRSWGAFFTYLAGKSGERLVVVIDEVQYLARSDRGFLSTLQKYWDLHLSNTRIMLVLCGSLVSFMEGMLSAKSPIYGRRTGAWKVDEIGFFDALEFHPIDIETAVKVYSVFGGVPQYWADYDPSKGFWDNMRALLLSKGAKYYDEPKYLLKEELRDVSRYFSILRAIALGYTRFGQIANKAKIETKSLGKYLNVLEEMGYVREEKPVVGRGRGVYRISDALFNFWFRFAFPRRDEIEMGFDVVEGIKDEFSEYLGLAFEGIAKQFLVELNRAGELPFRFTKIGRWWRKGEEIDLVALNEREKKALFVEVKWKDLSEREARGILKDLERKAELVGLDGWEKYYGLVAKKVERKERLRGEGWLVWDLGNFGQLGK